One region of Oncorhynchus mykiss isolate Arlee chromosome 8, USDA_OmykA_1.1, whole genome shotgun sequence genomic DNA includes:
- the LOC110530618 gene encoding large neutral amino acids transporter small subunit 2 — protein sequence MTDGPRLRGNASADGDTLSSESTEEGSGRVALKKEIGLVSACGIIVGNIIGSGIFVSPKGVLENASSVGLALIVWIVTGVITAIGALCYAELGVTIPKSGGDYSYVKDIFGGLAGFLRLWIAVLVIYPTNQAVIALTFSNYVLQPLFPSCFPPENGLRLLAAVCLLLLTWVNCSSVRWATRVQDVFTTGKLLALGLIIIMGFVQICKGEYYWLEPAHAFETFQPYDIGQIALSFLQGSFAYGGWNFLNYVTEELVDPYKNLPRAIFISIPLVTFVYVFANIAYVTAMSPQELLASNAVAVTFGEKLLGVMSWIMPISVALSTFGGVNGSLFTSSRLFFAGAREGHLPRLLAMIHVKRCTPIPALLFTCISTLLMLCTSDMYTLINYVGFINYLFYGVTVAGQIVLRIKQPDLYRPIKVSLVWPVIYLLFWAFLLLFSLYSEPVVCGLGMAIMLTGVPVYFLGVFWDNKPQCFNTFIGKMTHVCQKFCVVVYPDMGDSRNVGNQGTE from the exons ATGACCGATGGTCCTAGGCTGCGGGGCAATGCATCGGCAGATGGGGATACGCTTTCCTCCGAATCCACTGAAGAGGGCTCCGGAAGAGTGGCCCTGAAGAAGGAGATTGGCCTTGTCAGCGCATGTGGAATTATTGTGG GTAACATCATCGGTTCAGGGATCTTTGTGAGCCCAAAGGGCGTTCTGGAGAATGCGAGCTCTGTGGGGCTGGCTCTCATCGTGTGGATTGTCACTGGAGTGATCACAGCCATTGGCGCACTCTGCTATGCCGAGCTGGGCGTTACCATCCCCAAGTCTGGAGGAGACTACTCATACGTCAAGGACATATTTGGAGGACTTGCCGG GTTCCTGCGTCTGTGGATCGCGGTATTGGTGATCTACCCCACCAACCAAGCGGTCATCGCCCTCACCTTCTCCAACTACGTCCTGCAGCCCCTATTTCCCTCCTGCTTCCCCCCAGAGAATGGCCTCCGCCTGCTGGCTGCTGTCTGTCTAT TGTTGCTGACGTGGGTGAACTGCTCCAGTGTGCGCTGGGCCACTCGTGTTCAGGATGTCTTCACTACTGGGAAGCTGCTAGCCCTGGGTCTTATCATCATCATGGGCTTTGTGCAGATCTGCAAAG GGGAGTATTACTGGCTGGAGCCTGCGCATGCATTTGAGACGTTCCAGCCCTATGACATTGGCCAGATAGCCCTGTCCTTCCTGCAAGGCTCCTTTGCCTACGGGGGATGGAACTTCCTCAACTATGTCACAGAGGAGCTTGTCGACCCCTACAA GAACCTTCCTCGGGCCAtcttcatctccatccctctgGTGACTTTTGTTTATGTGTTCGCCAACATCGCCTATGTCACCGCCATGAGTCCTCAGGAGCTGCTGGCCTCCAATGCCGTCGCTGTG ACATTTGGTGAGAAGTTACTTGGAGTGATGTCATGGATCATGCCCATCTCTGTCGCGCTGTCTACTTTTGGGGGGGTCAATGGCTCCCTCTTCACTTCGTCGAG GCTGTTTTTTGCTGGTGCAAGGGAAGGCCATCTCCCCCGGCTACTGGCAATGATTCATGTGAAACGCTGTACCCCAATCCCAGCCCTACTATTCACT TGTATATCCACCCTACTGATGCTGTGCACCAGTGACATGTATACCCTCATCAACTATGTGGGCTTCATAAACTACCTCTTCTATGGGGTCACCGTCGCTGGGCAGATTGTGCTGCGCATCAAACAGCCAGACCTATATCGGCCTATCAAG GTGAGCCTGGTGTGGCCAGTGATCTACCTGTTGTTCTGGGCCTTCCTGCTCCTCTTCTCGCTGTACTCTGAGCCTGTGGTGTGTGGCCTCGGCATGGCTATCATGCTGACTGGAGTCCCTGTCTACTTCCTGGGGGTCTTCTGGGACAACAAGCCACAATGCTTCAACACCTTCATCG GTAAGATGACCCATGTGTGCCAAAAGTTCTGTGTGGTGGTGTACCCAGACATGGGCGACAGCAGAAATGTAGGAAACCAGGGAACGGAATAG